GAATTAGCACCaagaaagtaataaataacttactcTTAAGAAATAAACCACTGATTCCAACAGATCAGTTACACCTGTActatttttactttgttaCTGCGAGCAAATTTTAATGAGCGGGCTTACTTTCAGCTAAAGTGCACATATTAATTTCGACGGATTTCGAACAATTTCGATATAAATTGCCAGTTCTGTTGCAGACCGtcgaaatatgtatattaacctGCGATACTTTGTGGCAGGGTGATTAAATGAAACTGCTCAATTAAGGCTGAAAGCTTTTTACTGCTTTGACAACGTATATTTTATGTGCATACCTACTGATATTTCATATTTCTAAGAAAACCTAGTCTTTTAAAACTACCCAAAGATCCCTTGGGGATGCCGACCTTGCAACCTGTgctgattatataaataaatccatataaattatgattaatttatttacttattctaaaatatactgaaaaaaattcaacagAAATAGCTCAGGTTCTTTCTTTCGTAATCTATTCCTCGTGAGTCATTCCGTAGCTGGATTATACTACATATTGCTCACTGATGTGTGTATACCTTCAAATAATACACTTGGCTGATGTAAATTCAATGATAAGAAACTACGTGCGACACCGCGGCGAATATGTTAAGATTATTTATAAGATGCACTTGCAtcaaactataaataataacaatctttgcttatattttaaaaagacaaCATTATCTTATTTTCGTACATAAAAGTTCGTAACAATAacttttgattaaaataacattagttCTTCGTTTTTGTTTGACACACAAAGATAACGGTCTTAACTAGTCCGCCTGCCTGTTTTGACTTAACatcttatattaaaataaataaattcatttgaatgaatataacagaattccaataaaaagatatactACCTACTACCTATTCAAAATACAACATTTCTCCCCAACGACAGAAACCTATCCCTATCGGTCggattatatattatagtattggatttttatatttggacCATAAATGAAGTTgtctttaattaataaatagatattattatttataacacaaACATCCTAACCcactataatattatgaaattataatcGGACTTAATACTGACATGGAATgtttaagtatatgttatttgAACTTAACACTAATAGTTCTTAACTCCTCGAACATGTAACTAGTGACTACAAATTGTTTTACTCATTTCAATTTGGAAAACTATTTTACACAAAGATATCATAAGCCTATTGATAATTTCAATACCGATAAATTCATACTAAGTTAAATTCAGACACACATTACTATCCTTGATCACCAGATCCTATAGCTGTAGTATCTCGTGTTTCAGTCAGCAACCCTTGTAGTTCAGAGTAAATTGTCTCCAGCATCAACAGTCGGGGTTTGGTGTACTGGAAAAAACTGATTAGTTATATAAAACATGTTGGATATATGTGACATAAAAAGTGTATAAGGTAAATGACATATGATGACATATTACAGTAAATTGAAAGATGTACTCTGACTATAGAGGAAGCAtactttttctctttttattactaattttaattcctCTATTTCTAatctaaaatttcataaactCTTAAAGAGTAAGATGCCAATATCAAATACCTTGAATAATGGTATAAGTTTTAATGTCTCCGTCTGCTCCGCATTTGCATGACCGCTGGGTTTGACCAAAACAGTCAGGTAGTACAGTACCCTGTGCTGGAATCAGATTAtacaaagtttaattaatttttagtgTGTATGACGCCAATCTACCTGATGGTAAGCAAAGCTAgattgtaatgtatgtattatattatgtgaAGTTTAGTAAGATAGACTCATGCGATTTGAAAACctttggttattttttattaaaaggttcttatttaaaaagaagtaATTTCAATGAACTAATAatgcggtaatacgcttgactgtgtcaccggaggtcccgggttcgaatcccggcctgggcatgatgagaaaagaactttttctgattgtcctgggtcttggatgtttatttatataagtatttattataaaatatagtatcgttgagttagcatctcgtaacacaagtctcgaacttacttcgaggctaactcaatctgtgtaatttgtcccgtatatatttatgtatttaatcatGTGGATCATTTTTGCGGAGCACACACAATATAaaactgataaaaaataattgagtaAACTGAACTTTACTCAAAAGAAAGCGATGATATGGCAGATTTTaccaaattattacaaaaaatttcaTAACTATCAGTTATTTAGACATAAATTTTACTCACAAGCTTGATAACTTCATTAATAACAACATCATCCACACTGGACCATGGTATAAAGTTGTCTTCTCTTCCATAGACATATTTCACTGAGCTCTGAATTCCCACTGTGGGAATAACTAATAAACTCTCt
The sequence above is drawn from the Amyelois transitella isolate CPQ chromosome 18, ilAmyTran1.1, whole genome shotgun sequence genome and encodes:
- the LOC106129248 gene encoding phosphatidylinositol N-acetylglucosaminyltransferase subunit H: MTCTDRIIEHDNVNGVGLMLLIDKRSGSPNSRLFTISYKNKENRRSWPKTSLFMAVLVNLVALFYTRINLTAISIIFIVLSFLLFFWITHSVQSESLLVIPTVGIQSSVKYVYGREDNFIPWSSVDDVVINEVIKLHRVLYYLTVLVKPSGHANAEQTETLKLIPLFKYTKPRLLMLETIYSELQGLLTETRDTTAIGSGDQG